The Zingiber officinale cultivar Zhangliang chromosome 10A, Zo_v1.1, whole genome shotgun sequence genome contains a region encoding:
- the LOC122027719 gene encoding nucleotide pyrophosphatase/phosphodiesterase-like: protein MRCLTFESGVAFLLYLLLHSAAGGYAGGVQPLSNVAIHKARLALEDAAYVKASPVRLGLEGEDTQWVTVEIVNPKPTQDDWIGVFSPAKFNSSNCPAENKQDEVPLICSAPIKYQFANYSNSNYASNGRGQMRFLLINQRADFSFGLFGGGLENPKLIAISNVISFSNPKAPVYPRLALGKSWNEMTVTWTSGYGTNEALPFVEWGPKWGSLTRSPAGTLTFNRGSMCGSPARTYGWRDPGFIHTSFLKELWPNAEYTYKLGHQLFNGSYIWSKTYSFQASPFPGQNSVQQVIIFGDMGKAERDGSNEFNNYQPGSLNTTDMIVKDLDNIDIVFHIGDITYANGYLSQWDQFTAQVEPITSRVPYMVASGNHERDWPNTGSFYSTLDSGGECGVLAETMYYVPAENRAKYWYSTDFGMFHFCIADSEQDWREGSEQYKFIEQCLASADRKHQPWLIFIAHRVLGYSSGEGYASEGSYAEPMGRESLQKLWQKYRVDIAFYGHVHNYERTCPIYQNQCVNNGVSHYSGTMNGTIHVVAGGGGSHLSNFGELVPSWSLKRDVDYGFVKLTAFNHSSLLFEYKRSSDGSVHDSFTISRDYRDVLACVHDSCSPTTLAT from the exons ATGAGGTGCTTAACCTTCGAATCCGGGGTCGCTTTTCTACTCTATTTGCTTCTTCATTCCGCTGCCGGAGGCTATGCCGGCGGCGTGCAACCTTTGTCGAACGTGGCTATCCACAAGGCACGGCTCGCCTTGGAAGACGCGGCCTACGTCAAGGCCTCGCCGGTGCGCCTCGGACTTGAG GGTGAAGATACTCAATGGGTCACAGTGGAGATTGTAAACCCCAAACCAACTCAAGATGATTGGATTGGAGTATTTTCTCCAGCGAAATTTAA CTCTTCAAACTGTCCTGCCGAGAATAAGCAAGACGAAGTTCCATTAATATGCTCAGCTCCAATAAAG TATCAATTTGCAAATTATTCAAACTCAAACTATGCTAGCAATGGGAGAGGGCAGATGAGGTTTCTGCTGATTAATCAACGAGCAGACTTTTCCTTTGGATTGTTTGGTGGTGGTCTTGAAAAT CCAAAGTTGATTGCAATATCAAATGTGATTTCTTTTTCGAATCCAAAAGCTCCAGTTTATCCAAGGCTTGCACTGGGGAAGTCTTGGAATGAG ATGACTGTCACATGGACTAGTGGGTATGGTACAAACGAGGCACTTCCTTTTGTGGAATGGGGACCAAAGTGGGGAAGCCTAACACGGTCACCAGCTGGGACACTCACATTCAATCGTGGAAGCATGTGTG GTTCCCCAGCTCGCACATATGGCTGGAGAGATCCTGGCTTTATCCACACAAGTTTCTTGAAGGAACTATGGCCAAATGCGGA GTACACCTACAAGTTGGGTCACCAGTTGTTTAATGGATCTTATATTTGGAGCAAGACCTATTCCTTCCAAGCATCTCCTTTTCCAGGACAGAATTCTGTGCAACAAGTGATAATCTTCGGTGACATGGGAAAG GCAGAGCGCGATGGGTCCAATGAATTTAACAACTACCAGCCTGGCTCATTGAATACCACAGATATGATCGTCaaggacttggacaatattgataTTGTGTTTCACATTGGAGATATCACCTATGCAAATGGATACCTATCACAGTGGGATCAATTTACAGCACAAGTGGAGCCAATTACATCGAGGGTTCCTTACATGGTCGCAAG TGGCAATCATGAAAGAGATTGGCCGAATACAGGATCATTCTATTCAACATTAGACTCGGGAGGGGAATGTGGCGTGTTAGCAGAAACCATGTACTATGTGCCTGCTGAGAACAGAGCCAAGTACTG GTATTCCACGGACTTTGGTATGTTCCATTTCTGCATAGCTGACTCTGAGCAAGACTGGAGAGAAGGCTCTGAGCAGTACAAGTTCATTGAGCAATGTCTTGCATCGGCTGACAGGAAGCATCAGCCGTGGCTGATATTTATCGCTCACCGTGTTCTCGGTTACTCTTCTGGTGAGGGTTACGCTTCCGAAGGGTCATATGCAGAACCCATGGGAAGGGAGAGCCTCCAGAAGCTATGGCAAAAGTATAGGGTGGACATTGCCTTCTACGGCCATGTGCATAACTACGAGAGAACCTGTCCAATTTATCAG AACCAATGCGTGAACAATGGAGTGTCTCATTACTCTGGCACGATGAACGGAACCATCCATGTCGTGGCCGGCGGAGGCGGCAGCCATTTGTCAAACTTTGGGGAACTGGTGCCTAGCTGGAGCCTCAAGAGAGACGTGGATTATGGCTTTGTTAAGCTCACGGCTTTTAACCATTCTTCTCTCCTTTTTGAGTACAAGAGGAGCAGCGACGGGAGTGTGCATGATTCCTTCACCATTTCCAGAGACTACAGGGATGTTCTGGCATGCGTACATGATAGTTGCTCGCCCACAACATTAGCCACTTAG
- the LOC122027720 gene encoding uncharacterized protein LOC122027720, protein MADWGPVFVAVVLFVLLSPGLIFQIPGKSRVVEIGSMQTSGMSIFFHSIVFLGLAAVFILAVGVHVHLG, encoded by the coding sequence ATGGCTGACTGGGGCCCAGTGTTCGTCGCGGTGGTGCTCTTCGTGCTGCTCTCGCCGGGGCTGATCTTCCAGATTCCAGGGAAGAGCCGTGTGGTGGAGATCGGAAGCATGCAGACCAGTGGCATGTCCATCTTCTTCCACTCCATCGTCTTCCTCGGCCTCGCTGCCGTCTTCATCCTCGCTGTTGGCGTCCACGTCCATTTGGGTTAG